One genomic region from Rhinoraja longicauda isolate Sanriku21f unplaced genomic scaffold, sRhiLon1.1 Scf000051, whole genome shotgun sequence encodes:
- the LOC144612511 gene encoding uncharacterized protein LOC144612511, with protein MTNSSLCDDIDECATNTSNCQQICNNTIGSFLCSCDPGFSTNVNNSSLCDDIDECGTNTSNCQQICTNTNGSFVCSCDPGFSTNVINSSLCDDIDECANNISNCEQMCTNTIGSFVCSCDPGFSTTMTNTSLCDDINECAANTSNCQQICTNTIGSFVCSCDLGFSTDVTNSSLCNDIDECATDTSNCQQICNNTIGSFVCSCDPGFSTNVTDSSLCDAQQRIILRYTFTSEDLNLTDQQIIENIIQTLQSQSRKLLENPEGR; from the exons acatcgatgaatgtgcaaccaacacctcaaactgtcaacaaatctgcaacaacacaatcggaagcttcctgtgcagttgtgacccaggcttcagcaccaatgtgaACAATTCAtcgctttgtgatg acatcgatgaatgtggaaccaacacctcaaactgtcaacaaatctgcaccaacacaaACGGAAGCTTTGTCTGCAGTTGTGACCCAGGTTTCAGCACCAATGTGATCAACTCTTCACTCTGTGATG atattgatgaatgtgcaaACAACATCTCAAACTGTGAACAAAtgtgcaccaacacaatcggaagcttcgtgtgcagttgtgatccaggCTTCAGCACCACCATGACCAACACTtcactttgtgatg ACATCAATGAATGTGCAGCCAATACttcaaactgtcaacaaatctgcaccaacacaatcggaagttTTGTGTGTAGTTGTGACCTAGGCTTCAGCACCGATGTGACCAACTCTTCCCTTTGTAATG acatcgatgaatgtgcaactgatacctcaaactgtcaacaaatctgcaacaacacaatcggaagcttcgtgtgcagttgtgacccaggcttcagcaccaatgtgacCGACTCTTCCCTTTGTGATG CACAACAGAGAATTATTCTGAGGTACACGTTCACAAGTGAGGATCTGAATTTGACTGATCAACAAATAATAGAGAACATTATTCAAACCCTTCAATCTCAATCCCGTAAGCTTCTTGAGAACCCAGAGGGAAG gtAA